From the Euphorbia lathyris chromosome 6, ddEupLath1.1, whole genome shotgun sequence genome, one window contains:
- the LOC136234212 gene encoding protein yippee-like At5g53940, producing the protein MGRIFVVDLEGRCYRCRFCDTPLALADDVLSRTFNCRKGRAYLFSNVVNITVGPSEERMMLSGMHTVTDIFCCCCGQLLGWKYVSAHDKSQKYKEGKFVLERWRIDEEVSEELSLDGRPSSSDADTASL; encoded by the exons ATGGGGAGAATCTTTGTGGTGGATTTAGAAGGCAGGTGCTACAGATGCAGATTCTGTGACACTCCTCTTGCTCTCGCCGACGATGTTCTTTCTCGG ACTTTCAATTGCCGCAAAGGGAGGGCATATCTTTTCAGCAATGT TGTGAACATAACAGTTGGGCCATCTGAGGAGAGAATGATGCTTTCTGGTATGCATACTGTAACAGATATATTTTGCTGTTGCTGTGGACAACTTCTAGGTTGGAAATAT GTGTCAGCACATGACAAAAGCCAAAAGTACAAGGAAGGAAAATTTGTTCTGGAAAG ATGGAGGATAGACGAGGAGGTCTCGGAGGAACTGAGTTTGGATGGTCGTCCGAGTTCGAGCGATGCGGATACTGCATCCTTGTGA